The sequence below is a genomic window from Tachysurus vachellii isolate PV-2020 chromosome 2, HZAU_Pvac_v1, whole genome shotgun sequence.
ATCAATTGATTTAATGAGGCGTCTTGCTGGAttggaataaaaattaaaacctGTACGTACACGTGCACTTTGGAGATATGACCGGACACCGTTGTACTAAACGTTTTACTCGAGGTTCTTATTTAATCGCACCGTTAAGATGAAAAGTCAATAATTAACATCGAGTCTGTTGGTTAGCATCATGGCCTCTGCTTCAGCACATAGTAGTTTTGGATTTAGTCAACACAAGTGAAATGTTCTGAAGGTTCATTTGGATGAGATTTACCTGTAGGTTGAGCGGTTGATGGTTTGTCCTATAGCCAGATCTCCAgattatatgactgtagaagGCTCAGGAATAAACGACACAGTCAATGGaaggtgaagagagagaaagcaaaaaaaaaatcactcactTTATCACACAACAGATGCTGTGTGCTTGAAAAAGAGTTTGTGTTTGATGAAGATTTGGGGATAATTATTGAAAAGTGATATCATTATATGcctataatgttttatttctttcttcatcaTGTAGACcacaacaaacattttattaaccGAACAGTAATCCCCAAAAATCTCAGTAAAtacacgctgtgtgtgtgtgtttattcccaCCAGGTTTTCACTGTGGAGGAAATGATGCCTCATGTACAGCACCTGAACGGGGCCGTGACCAAAAACCTCTTCCTAaaggacaagaagaagaaaggtcTGTGGCTCGTCTCAGTGCGTCATGACCGCCAGGTCAACCTGAACGATCTGGCTAAGAAGCTGGGCGTGGGCAGCGGGAACCTGCGCTTTGCGGATGAGGCAGCCATGTTGGAGAAGCTCAAGGTGGGTCAGGGGTGCGCCACTGCTCTCGCGCTCTTCTGCGACAAGGACCAGACCGTCAGGTTCGTCCTGGACAGCGATTTAGCAAACGGAGGCCACGAGAGAGTTTACTTTCACCCAATGACCAACGCTGCGACCTTAGGACTGAAACCAGACGATCTGATGAGGTTCTTGAAGGAGACGGGGCACGAACCCATAATGCACAGCTTCGATTAGATCAGCTTTATAACGTAACGCTTCATAACCTTGTAGGTCAATGACAGGAAACGTGTCCAGGATGTTTTTATTGTACAAACAACAGTTCATCAGTGAGacagcaataaaaacacatcactTTGAAACTCTTCACCATTATATCCTCACCAGGGGGCAAAGATTTAAAGGAaaggtgtattattattattattatgaaaaaggGCAATAATAAAATCTTTGTATTTCTTACACTGGCTTTAGAAAGTTGTGCAGAAATGTGAGCGTGTTCATGTTTCTGTGCTTAATAAAGATGATAAAGTGCAGAAGGTAAAAACGCTTCATCATCCGTGTGACTTCAACACGCAACTTTCTAACCTATTAAATACTTTTAGCACAAAATTTCTGTTTCCCTTAAACACAGAATCTGATAAGTTTTATTCAGTTTCCGTCGCCGGACAGCAGCAACTGATCGAATCTGCAGAGATAGAttgacctgtcaatcaaaaccCGTGGGCGGGACTTTTTATACAGATAAAACACATTTACTCAGCAGAAAGTTAAGTTAAATGAAAATCccaattttaaatgtttttactaaaatataaagataaagtttttttttctgtatctttgtattttaataataaacacaaaaagacGGAGCTTTGAAACAAAAAGCCACGTTTTCTTTTGTCTTACtaactaaaagaaagaaaaaaaatggctctGTTGAACCGTTTATTGCGGCTATGGAGAGTTATATCCGGTTTTGTGGCTTTCCGTGACGTTATTCGTAATTATAAATggattaagataaaaaaaaaaaaaaaaacggatatAAAAATTGTAATCGTTGGAAAGCGGCTTGTTGTGTAAGAGGCATAAAAGATGCTGCTGTAGGAAAGGAATGAAATGGAAGATGAATGAGGAACAATGCACGAGGTGTTGTTTATGATACGAAgtcaatatttttaattaaaatgagaaCACTTTCCTTTCTTAAATCATGTGGAAGTATAAAAAAACGTAAAGCTAGCAATGAGGCAAATGAAGGTACAGATGTATTGGTGTATTTTGAACGTTTACAGTCGTCGGTTTGAGAGTAAAAGTTGTGAACATGTGTCTGACCGGCGGTGTGAAGGAACACACACGTTTGTTTTCTCACATCAAATGCATTTATGTAAAAGTTTGTAAAGGAAAGTCAATGGCAGGTCTGAGTGATGTCAGTAGTCCTACACGTGCGCGCACACGTACACGGACACGTGCACACAGTCATTTCTTTGCTTGTGCTTTGAATTTCTCTCGTCCACTTTGTTCCACGTGTGAGAGTTGGGAAGCAGGATGTTGTTGGATTTTGGAGCATGCGCGATGTGATTAAGTCTGGAGAAAGAAAAGTCCACCAGCAGATGATTGAGAGTCACGCAGTACTTCGAagatgaagggggaaaaaaggagcaACACAACACTTCGACCCTCTTGCATTTCCTTGATTCAAGGAAAAACACGATTTGTTTTAATACAGAAGCGACTTTTGTCGATGTGGATCTCCTTTAAAAAAGCTAAAGTGTAAAGTTCTGCGTGAGGAAGTGAGACAGAAGCTCAGAAGAAATCCAAGAGGTGATGAGATGTTTTCACCAGGAGCTTCTAGCCCCAGCATGCAGCAGTGAAACACTGAGAtggaggaacaaaaaaaaacccagggaATGTGAGCGAGAACGTAAGCACCACACTCAGTGAACCATGCAGACCAGGATCCATCATCAACCCCTGAGCCTGCTGCTCGGACATCTGCTCCGTTTGCCCTCGTCCCCTCCCCCCACTTCCTGCACCCGGACACTCACCCCCTCCAGCTCGGGAAAACGCTAACACTTTAAGAGCTTTGCTGTTCTCCAGATCGGCTTTTGGATTTCCTGCGCTGGTGCGATGTTTCCACATCTGTGGGACAAAAAGCAGGTGAATATTAACACAATTAGATGAAAACACTGCTGTCTTTAAACGTGTGGAGCCACACGGGAGAAATACCCGGCATCCGCAAgcagaaatatcagaaataataCGACTACTGAGAGAGAAATCAAAGCACCAACACCTTTACCTTCAGTGCCTCATGCATACCTGTATTTGCATACTGAACCATGATTGGCTGTTGTATTTTATGACGTAATAACGATAACCAATCACGTTTGATactaaaacaaacatcagaaaatTGATGCACAAAGTGTGTAAACAAAGCGCTGAAACTCAAGCGGCTACAACAAATgaatactaaaaataataataattattattattgacaaataattaataataattacataaataaaaacattaaattataattcaaataaaatgaataataaaaacattctataGATTGATTAAAGTACAATTTTGCACTTTGATTTGTGTTGCAACAAAAATTTGAATGgtcatttgtttgtctttttatcGTTtgagctcatttttttttcGGCCAAGCGATTCATTTAGATTTAACGTGATTATGTCCCACTGAAGagcttttaatattatttattgttcactGTTTGCTTTTATAAAATCAGTGAAATGATCAAAGTTAAACTTTCCTTGgccttaaataataaaagaattaatAGATAGTTGCTACGTCGATCCAAGTTTTGGGCCGAGTGTGTAAAGCCGTTAGGAATGTGGTTAAACCTCAGCTGACAGCTCGATCGCACAGCaagaagcaaacaaaaacagggaagaaaacaaaatcagcGTGACGTCATTGCTTCTTTTCGACTGAAGCAATCGGAATGGAATCAAGGGATTGACGGCGTGAGGGGAGGGAAAGCGAGACAATGACTCAGCCATGATTGTGTGAGACCCGTTTATGTAACACCGTCCCAGATACCAAGCCCCGAATAATAGGCATGAATAAATCACAACctcaaaaaaatgaaatagaataacAGCCAGGAAATCTAGCAGGTTAGAAGAAACGAATCAGTAAGTGGACACGTGTTAGTGCTTCAAATAATCTCGATAAGAAAAGAGCATCATGGGACATGCTCCACAAGCctaattgctttatttaaatatcaaaGTAGATCAGGTTTCTTTTGGATTTTTGTGAACAAGCAAAATGTAGTCAGAGTTTACAATATAAATTAGGAGGAAgatgaaatgataaaataaaaaaaaatttttaaaaagttttccaTTTTGTGATCCTTATAGAATAATCATGGCAGGATGATTATTGTACATCTCAACAAAGGAACACGGAATTGCAGGACATGAGACATAATAAGCATGCAGACATTCAACAAGTCCAACAGAGGGATTTGTACGTAATCAGAACCAAAGACAGGGCGAGAGCGAGGGTGGGTGCGGTGATGAGTcagcaacaaaacacaaataaagccAAATAAATGGATAAGGAAGCACGGGTTCATGCAGGTGCTCGACCGTCACCAGACAGGAAATGAGGTCACATGGTCCCGCAGGTTTACACACAGCCGTATTCGTACCAGAGCGATTGGCTGTCCTCTGAACTCAAGGGAGCGGATTGGTCAGGATTATTATCTTTGCCCCGCCCATCTACCTTGCTGTCGTTCTGCTGATTGTGACTGTGATTGGGTTTGGGTTTGAGGGGCGGGCCGCTGATGTTACTAACGAGTGACGTATTGAGTGAGAGGAAGGCCTGGTTCCTGGTGCTGCTGGAAAACGCTGGCTCGCTAAAGATGGAGTCCAGGAAGACGGACTCTACGGTGAAGGAGGGGCCCAAGAACTCCTGCAGAGTGGACAGCTCGGGGTCGTCTGCGTTTGGGACACGGCCGGTGCAGGGCACGCTGGCCGATTTGGGCAGGGGTTTTGGGTACTCACTGGATGCAGCCTGACTCTTCGAGGGTGACGGATCCACAGAGACAGGCTCGCGTGCGTCCTTGGCCAGCATGTCGTGGACGCTGGATCGGCGCGTGCTGCCCTCGGCTGTGGAGATGACACTGCTGGCACGAGGAAGACCGGAGGAAGAGGACGAGGCATCCAGGCGCTCGCACACAGATGTTGCTTTTGCCTGAGCACTCAGGCCTAACCTGGGCTGACTGGGGCCCTTCACCCGAGTGCTCTCGGCCTTACGCAGGCTCGGTCGGCCTGCTTTGGGCTCGGTGGGCGTGGCCTTTCCGCTGGCAGACCGCAGGATTCCCCGCCCCTTGGTGCGCTCCTTCTGCACAGGATCAGACGCTCTGGTTAGACGTGGAGATTCTGCGCTCATGTTGTCCTGGCTGCCAGACTGCAGGAAGAACAGATCCCAAAAAACATTAGTAATAAAAACACTGCATAAAACTGATGCCATCGAAAATGCCTCAAAACCCATATCAGATCTCATCAGTCATAAACCAAACCCCTTACATTTAATTCACAAAGTAATTAATAACCAGATCAATACTGCGCTCGGCCTGGATGTTTATGTTAATTAAGAACTGAATAATGCTCCAATATACCatttaaaaattgaaaaaatattttgaaatatataacatacatcacataaataatatataaacgtTTGAATCATttgatacatatatattttattaaaatatccaTTAGTCCTGctaatattttgttatataataattcatttataataaataagattaatattaactaAGAGaagtaaagttttttatttaaatagattatTAGTAGATCTCTGCTCTCTATCAGGTGATGCGTGACGTGTGACGTGTGAGCACCTCGTTGGCGTGAGagctgctcctcctcctctggcTGTGTTGCGCTGACCTCTGCACCGGGCTGCTTTCGCTTGACCAAACCTCTGCGTCCAGACTGAGGCTGAACTCCCCACTGCTCTCGCTCTGAGGTCTGCTCACGCTGCCGTTCAGCGCACCTATACACAGCACGGCAGAAATCAACCCTCTCTGTCATACAAGAGTGAAACAACAAGTGCGATGAACTACACGGCGATGAAGCATCACATACACAAGTGTAGACGTTTCCTGAATGTCATccagctgaagtgtgtttacaCTTGTTTCATGGACTCGAATGAATGATTGTTGTCTTTTCTTGCTGCATGCACAATAAATGCTTGACAATAAATAATTCCTTCTAGAAAACAGTCTAATGATTGTTAGAATGCAGAAACGATGCTCAggaagtgagtgtgagtggCGTCACAGGAACTAGAGGCGAAATGTGTCCCGGCTGACCGACTACAGTACGACTGGATAGacgtttttttgttgtgtccactgaacgtcttccttatgtctcactccacagtggtgttaatatgaagcttataTGAAAGCACACACTCAGGACTAAGAATTTGTTTAACTATTTCGATATCACAGGCAATCCACATAGTTCTGAAAGAGACACCAAAGTGCACCAGGATTCTGACAATCCTACAGCTCATACAATATCCCAGAAGACATTACAGTCTAAAGGAGAAAACATTTCCTAACCATCCAAGATTGTAGCCTTGGTGAGAAAAAGCCTTAGTGAAAGCTTCAGTCTGGTCTTCCAGAGCGGTCTAATGTGATGAGGGTCAGTGGGTCACCCTGATTCCTGTCTCGACTCGCACGTCCACGTCTGGTCCAAGTGTCTAATCACTTGCCATGTTTAAATCAGGCTTATTTTAATTGCTGCGTTAAAAACCATGACATGACGGCTCACATTTGCCATCAACACCAGTCCTGTATAAACAATTCACTCGTGGACTCCTGAAAACTGAACGCACTTCTTTATGGAGATTAGGAGAAAGTTTTTTTCTCATACCTTGGCTTCGAACGCCACTCTGCTCATCTGAAGAGGTTGGAGTGACGTCCTCGCAGGAGACGTTATCTGTAGAACATAAAAACCTTTATATGCTGTACAACACAGCCATTTTCTAATGAAGTACAAACACAGactagaaaaacagaaagaaacaacaacaaatgacgCTTTCTAGCAAGTAAATATGAGGAGAGAAGACAGTGAATTGCCAATATGACGTAGCTTAAAATTAAGAATAATCCTTAATCTAGAGAGCTAGCGAGGCTTAGCCAAGTCTGCTAAAAGCAATTATTTTGCAAATTACAATTAAAGCAGCTTTAGGAATAAATTAAAGCAGCTTTAGGAACAAACAGATCTAatgtgctgaataaataaatgacaaacacAAGGACGCAACCCAGTGATCTACATGACGGTGATCTACATGACGGTGATCTACAGCCCGGGGATCTCCAGCCCGGGGATCTACATGACGGTGATCTACAGCCCGGTGACCTACAGCCCGGTGACCTACAGCCCGGTGACCTACAGCCCGGTGATCTTCATGACTGTTATATCTTCATGACGGTTATCTTCATGATGGTGATCTACAGCCCGGTGATCTACAGCCCGGTGATCTACAGCCCGGTGATCTACAGCCCGGTGACCTCCAGCCCGGTGACCTCCAGCCCGGTGACCTACAGCCCGGTGATCTTCATGACAGTGATCTTCATGACGGTGATCTTCATGACGGTGATCTTCATGACGGTGATCTTCATGACGGTGATCTTCATGACGGTGATCTACAGCCCGGTGATCTACAGCCCGGTGATCTACAGCCCGGTGATCTACAACCTGGTGATCTACAGCCCAGTGATCTACAGCCCAGTGATCTACAACCCAGTTGACTCGCTGCTGCTCTCATatcatactgtactgtaacctCAGGATGGAGTGaagcataaaaacataaacacatttgCAGGGAAACCTTAGATGACACGACAAACAACAAACAGCACGCATGAGGACAAAGAACAAAGCTGTCTTCTAGAGTCCGCAGCTCTACCTTTGTTCTTGAGCTTGTGCTTGTTGCTGAGGGTGGTGTAGTCAATAGCCGTTGTGGAGTATGCCAGCTCCTTCATTCTCTGGCTCCCACCCGCACACACCGGGTCCTCAGGGGCCTCCAGGTGATCCGTACTTCCGCTCCACTGACCAGCACCAGCTAATGCCATGGACTGCAGTAGATCGTTCATTGCTGagacaagaacaaaaacattatCAGGACGTTCCGTAAGGAAGCAGGAGCTTCAGCATGGACAGGCCGAGACGGCATGCAGATCTACATCCAAACAGATCACGACAGATCACGACAGTCAAAAGAGTTTAAAAGGGTTGTTATAAATCCTAGTTAAGatctaaaaaattatttaaaaaaacattaattgtcACGATTTTTTAACTTACAGTAAGTTTTAAACTGCTTTTCTTCACATCGTGTGAAAATTAAGCCAAAATGCTAAAATGAGCAAAATTACTGACCAACTGAACATAAACTGACAATTTCAAGCGTaatgcactgaaataaatgtaatattaataaccATGTGTCTAGATTTATCATCTCTTAATGTGAAAgagatttgatttcatttgaatttattcttttatttattgttgtaatttagtataaaataatttataaatactgTTAAATTATCTGCCTCAAAACTGACCCTTAATAAGGTCTCAtttcaattgtgtgtgtgtgtgtgagagagagagagagagagagagagagagagagcttcttCATTTCCATCATGATGGATGTATCCATGCTGTTGAATTTTGACACTTGATCACAAGCAGAAAAAAGGGGCGGAGTCTAATGACCTCATTATATTAATGCACCAAACACAAAGGAGTTTATAATTTTGTGAGCAacattaattttacattaatttttaacattaaacaggAATTAATCTAAGATCCTGAGAGCAGACAGAAGTGGTGTGTGGATCAATACTCAGGGTTGTGTGATCAAGCTAACGGAGAACAGACGGGGACGGcgggagagacggagagagagacggcgggggagacggagagagacagagacaaagagagacaaagagagagagacggcaggagagacagagagagagacggagagagacggCGGGAGAGACGGCGGGAGAGACAGGaaaagacggagagagacaaagagaaatgaagtgagacggagagagagacaaagagagacgaagagagagatgggaaaagacagagagagacaaagagataggagagagacgaagagagagatgaaagagacggagagagatgaagtgagagacgaagagagagatggaaaaagacggagagagacgaagagagagacgagagatgaagagagatggagggagagacatggagagaaatggagagagaggtggagagagagacggagagaggcGGAGAGAGAGGAGTGGTCGGCTCAGGACTCTTACACATGGAGCGCCGATAGATGgccttcactttgtctttgTCCTTGGACCTGTTCCTCATAAAGGGCAGCTTTTTCAGTGCTGAGACAGAGGAGGAACCATGAAGGATGAGAAAGGAGGGAGAGAACATAGTGAtgttaacacatacacacacacacacacacacacttatattccataattacaaacaaacaaacaaacacacacacagatgattaTTAAAGGGTGCAATTTAGGAATTCAGGCAGTGAAGCGTTTGGCTTTTTAGTCATGTTTATCTTCCAGCTTATTACCAGCAGTTATGACCTTTATATGTCGCATTGCACcttttaatataaacacacagtaaccATGACGACAGCCCCCAAAATAGGAGGCTTCTGCTAGAACTCCTGCTAAAGCATACCATTGGAGGAACCTTGCACATTGCTGTGCTGTGCTCTCCTCCCTTTCagcacggagagagagagagagagagagagagagagagagagagagagaaagaggaaaaacaaacaaacaaacaagcaaatcaAGTGAAACCAAAAGTGAGCAGCAAACATCACGCAGCAAATTCAAAAGTCTTGAGCACTTAAACATCTAGCTAGCGGTGTCAAGGACACGCTGAAATCAGCTGATACTCACTGCCGCTCCTCTTTTGACTCAGAGGGTCGTCGAGTGACCCAGAGCCCATGGACGAGCTGTCTTGACTGTCCTGAGGAGCCGTCAGGAAGCCGTCGCTGGACTCAGAGCGGCATGGCGTGAGGGTGAGGGAACGCATTCGCTCGCGGCTCTTCGGCTTGATCagcttcttcatcttcagcGTGATCCAGTTGCCCCTTCTgtcagaaaagaacagaaagtgtggttgataaaaaaaaaataaatcaccagGAACCGACTtccagaaatgaaaacaaacgcAGACCTCCTGGGGGGTGAGGGGTCATAGAATTTATACTGATCCATGATCTTCTCCTCCAACTTCTCCTTCTGTCTCCTCAGCTCGTTTAGTTTGTCTctgaaagaaagcaaaacagaTTGAAGCTGATTTTCTGGCAGGTTTATATCACACCGCACCATCACTGGGCTCCGGAGGGGTTTTACTTCCTGTGTATAAGTGCTTCtgtaataaacagtgatgaCCTACATATACTGTCTCTGCTCCACGTGGAACAGGTCTTTGCTCTCCATGGTCTGCTCCAGCAGGGTCCGGTTCTGCAGCATCAAGGTCTGGATCTGGTCCAGCAGGTGACGGTTCTCTTCTTCCAGATTCCCTTTCAGCTGACTCAGCAACTACACACAGTGTATACGGGTTTGggtcagacaaacagacacaagatgcagaataataataataataaagataataataataataataataataataataataataataataataataataaagataataacaaaaataataataaaaattattattattataattattattgtaaagatactactactaataataatcataataatagtaaagataataataataataataataataacaataataatagttattattattaaaattattattataattattattttttataataagaacaacaacaacaacaataataataataataatgagaagccCAAGGCATCGTgcatttgtcctttttttttttacaaatacgTGCTTACAACTGCATTCAGAACATGTTTCTATTAAGAAATCTTTGaacaaaatgaaagagaagaatgttttttaaacatatttgagTAGAATTTTTAATACTCCGTTGATTAACGATCTCATCATCAATGGAACTGCGATGAGTTCCTGCATTCCTCAGCCTCCGTGTGGGAGAAATAAATCACACCGCCAGACAAAGAGACGACTCTGTAACGTACAGCCGGCTTCCATTTAGCAATGGTGCCATCTAAAGCAGCAAACCGACGGCGTTCAGATGACGGATTTTCTCGCAGGCCGTGAAATTGGAGACGGTCGTTAAAAAGCGAAAACAGCCCTGAACAATGACCCGAGCGTGCAGGAATGCGGGAACGTACCTCACACTGGTTGGTGAGTTTGGTGGAGGTGATATCCAGCTGTTGGTACTGTTCTTTCAGCTTGGAGAACTCGGCCTCCAGGCGCGTCTGCTCCAGTTTAGCAGCGTTCAGCTGGCTCTTTAGGTTCTTGTGGTCGGCTTGCAGGCCCTCGTTATCTTTCAGCAGCTGTTGGTACGTCGTGTTCAACCTTGAAGGAAGACAGGAG
It includes:
- the prorsd1 gene encoding prolyl-tRNA synthetase associated domain-containing protein 1, with the translated sequence MESGLRAELEKLLKSLNIDFISVDHPEVFTVEEMMPHVQHLNGAVTKNLFLKDKKKKGLWLVSVRHDRQVNLNDLAKKLGVGSGNLRFADEAAMLEKLKVGQGCATALALFCDKDQTVRFVLDSDLANGGHERVYFHPMTNAATLGLKPDDLMRFLKETGHEPIMHSFD